In a genomic window of Quercus lobata isolate SW786 chromosome 4, ValleyOak3.0 Primary Assembly, whole genome shotgun sequence:
- the LOC115987218 gene encoding NADPH:quinone oxidoreductase-like, producing MEAVVAATPRVKVAALCGSLRKGSYNRGLVRSAIELSKSINGLEIEYIDIEPLPMLNTDLEGEGTFPTAVEAFRQKIKEADSILFASPECNYSVSAPLKNAIDWASRPPNVCADKAAAIVSASGGSGGKRSQYHLRQIGVFLDLHFINKPEFFLNAREPPTKFDGNGNLVDESVKEKLKEILISLHAFTLRLQGKLEK from the exons ATGGAGGCAGTTGTAGCCGCAACACCAAGAGTTAAAGTGGCGGCTCTATGTGGGTCTCTTCGCAAAGGCTCGTATAACCGTGGCCTTGTTCGTTCTG CAATCGAGCTGAGCAAGTCCATCAATGGCTTGGAAATAGAGTACATAGACATTGAACCTTTGCCTATGCTCAACACTGACTTAGAAGGAGAGGGAACTTTCCCAACAGCCGTGGAAGCTTTCCGCCAGAAGATTAAAGAAGCTGATTCCATTCTCTTTGCCTCGCCCGAGTGCAACTACTCAGTCTCAG CTCCATTGAAGAATGCAATTGACTGGGCATCTAGACCACCAAATGTTTGCGCTGACAAAGCAGCTGCAATTGTAAGTGCTTCAGGAGGTTCTGGTGGGAAACGGTCACAGTATCACCTTCGCCAAATTGGAGTTTTTCTGGATCTTCATTTCATCAACAAACCTGAGTTTTTCTTGAATGCACGCGAACCTCCTACAAAGTTTGATGGCAATGGTAATCTGGTTGATGAATCAGTCAAGGAGAAGTTGAAGGAAATTCTCATATCCTTGCATGCATTTACTTTGCGCCTCCAAGGAAAGCTTGAGaaataa